In Astatotilapia calliptera chromosome 20, fAstCal1.2, whole genome shotgun sequence, one genomic interval encodes:
- the nsfl1c gene encoding NSFL1 cofactor p47 isoform X2 produces the protein MANQEESVREFVAVTDVDEERARFFLESAGWNLQLALASFFEDGADDDIVTLPQPEGGSSVSRSAGPSQPRVTSFRDLMHEAEDESDEEEGQRFFAGGSERSGQQIVGPPKKKSSNEVVEDLFKGAKEHGAVPLDRSGRGLGEPSKAKAFVGGGYRLGAAPEEESTYVAGERQASNRQQDVHVVLKLWKTGFSLDNGELRSYDDPGNANFLEAIRRGEIPLELRQRSRGGQVNLDMEDHRDEDFTKPRMAFKAFDGEGQKLGSATPELISAPPTSQQDQAANEAQASASVTLDPSQPVTNIQIRLADGGRLVQKFNHTHRVSDLRHFVVAARPAMAAREFVLMTTFPNKELMDESQTLQQANLLNAVIVQRLK, from the exons ATGGCGAACCAAGAGGAGTCAGTGAGGGAGTTCGTCGCTGTTACTGATGTGGATGAGGAGAGGGCCCGTTTTTTCCTGGAGTCTGCCGGCTGGAATCTGCAG CTTGCACTTGCCAGCTTCTTTGAAGACGGAGCCGATGATGACATAGTGACACTTCCCCAGCCTGAGGGAGGCTCCTCGGTGTCCCGATCCGCAGGCCCCAG TCAGCCCAGAGTGACCTCCTTCAGAGATCTAATGCATGAAGCAGAGGATGAGAGTGATGAAGAGGAAGGCCAAAG GTTTTTTGCAGGAGGATCAGAGCGCAGTGGGCAACAGATTGTGGGACCTCCTAAGAAAAAGAGCTCCAATGAAGTGGTAGAGGATCTATTCAAGGGGGCGAAGGAACACGGAGCTGTGCCTTTGGACCGCAGCGGGAGAGGACTGGGGGAGCCCAGCAAAGCTAAG GCGTTTGTTGGCGGAGGTTACAGGCTAGGAGCAGCCCCTGAGGAGGAGTCAACTTATGTGGCTGGTGAGAGGCAAGCTTCCAACAGGCAGCAGGAT gtaCATGTGGTGCTTAAGCTGTGGAAGACCGGTTTCAGTCTGGATAACGGTGAACTCAGAAGCTACGATGATCCTGGAAATGCCAACTTCCTTGAAGCGATCAGAAGAGG GGAGATTCCTCTTGAGCTGAGACAGCGGTCTCGAGGGGGCCAAGTCAACCTAGACATGGAGGACCACAGAGATGAGGACTTTACCAAGCCCAGGATGGCCTTCAAAGCCTTTGACGGTGAAGGACAGAAGCTGGGGAG CGCCACACCAGAGTTGATTTCAGCTCCGCCCACCTCCCAGCAGGACCAAGCTGCCAACGAGGCCCAAGCCAGTGCCTCAGTGACCCTCGACCCCTCCCAGCCCGTCACTAACATTCAGATCAGACTTGCCGATGGTGGCAGGCTGGTCCAAAAGTTCAACCATACccacag GGTGTCTGACCTGCGGCACTTTGTGGTGGCGGCCCGGCCCGCCATGGCTGCCAGAGAGTTCGTCCTGATGACCACCTTTCCCAACAAGGAGCTGATGGATGAGAGCCAGACGCTGCAGCAAGCCAACCTCCTCAATGCTGTAATCGTCCAGCGGCTAAAGTGA
- the nsfl1c gene encoding NSFL1 cofactor p47 isoform X1, with translation MANQEESVREFVAVTDVDEERARFFLESAGWNLQLALASFFEDGADDDIVTLPQPEGGSSVSRSAGPSSQPRVTSFRDLMHEAEDESDEEEGQRFFAGGSERSGQQIVGPPKKKSSNEVVEDLFKGAKEHGAVPLDRSGRGLGEPSKAKAFVGGGYRLGAAPEEESTYVAGERQASNRQQDVHVVLKLWKTGFSLDNGELRSYDDPGNANFLEAIRRGEIPLELRQRSRGGQVNLDMEDHRDEDFTKPRMAFKAFDGEGQKLGSATPELISAPPTSQQDQAANEAQASASVTLDPSQPVTNIQIRLADGGRLVQKFNHTHRVSDLRHFVVAARPAMAAREFVLMTTFPNKELMDESQTLQQANLLNAVIVQRLK, from the exons ATGGCGAACCAAGAGGAGTCAGTGAGGGAGTTCGTCGCTGTTACTGATGTGGATGAGGAGAGGGCCCGTTTTTTCCTGGAGTCTGCCGGCTGGAATCTGCAG CTTGCACTTGCCAGCTTCTTTGAAGACGGAGCCGATGATGACATAGTGACACTTCCCCAGCCTGAGGGAGGCTCCTCGGTGTCCCGATCCGCAGGCCCCAG TAGTCAGCCCAGAGTGACCTCCTTCAGAGATCTAATGCATGAAGCAGAGGATGAGAGTGATGAAGAGGAAGGCCAAAG GTTTTTTGCAGGAGGATCAGAGCGCAGTGGGCAACAGATTGTGGGACCTCCTAAGAAAAAGAGCTCCAATGAAGTGGTAGAGGATCTATTCAAGGGGGCGAAGGAACACGGAGCTGTGCCTTTGGACCGCAGCGGGAGAGGACTGGGGGAGCCCAGCAAAGCTAAG GCGTTTGTTGGCGGAGGTTACAGGCTAGGAGCAGCCCCTGAGGAGGAGTCAACTTATGTGGCTGGTGAGAGGCAAGCTTCCAACAGGCAGCAGGAT gtaCATGTGGTGCTTAAGCTGTGGAAGACCGGTTTCAGTCTGGATAACGGTGAACTCAGAAGCTACGATGATCCTGGAAATGCCAACTTCCTTGAAGCGATCAGAAGAGG GGAGATTCCTCTTGAGCTGAGACAGCGGTCTCGAGGGGGCCAAGTCAACCTAGACATGGAGGACCACAGAGATGAGGACTTTACCAAGCCCAGGATGGCCTTCAAAGCCTTTGACGGTGAAGGACAGAAGCTGGGGAG CGCCACACCAGAGTTGATTTCAGCTCCGCCCACCTCCCAGCAGGACCAAGCTGCCAACGAGGCCCAAGCCAGTGCCTCAGTGACCCTCGACCCCTCCCAGCCCGTCACTAACATTCAGATCAGACTTGCCGATGGTGGCAGGCTGGTCCAAAAGTTCAACCATACccacag GGTGTCTGACCTGCGGCACTTTGTGGTGGCGGCCCGGCCCGCCATGGCTGCCAGAGAGTTCGTCCTGATGACCACCTTTCCCAACAAGGAGCTGATGGATGAGAGCCAGACGCTGCAGCAAGCCAACCTCCTCAATGCTGTAATCGTCCAGCGGCTAAAGTGA
- the LOC113013779 gene encoding uncharacterized protein LOC113013779, which translates to MCLRLNTNKTEYLEAGPQTDGTISVDGEDLAKVPHFKYLGSMISNDGDILLDVRARINAAWMKWRQVTGVLCDRRMPNRLKSKIYKSVVRPVALYGSECWPATGKHEQALHTMEMRMLRWCLGLTRWDHIMNTDVRKRMGIAPITDKMQEARLRWYGHVVRSDENSVVRTALRLSPQGRRPRGRPKRRWMDRIKDDVKKIEADLSDALDRPKWRRLCRKADPATEREKR; encoded by the coding sequence ATGTGCCTGAGGCTCAACACCAACAAGACCGAATACTTAGAGGCTGGCCCCCAGACCGACGGCACGATCAGCGTCGATGGAGAAGATCTGGCGAAAGTACCTCATTTCAAATACCTCGGATCGATGATCAGCAATGACGGCGATATCCTACTAGATGTACGAGCCAGGATCAACGCAGCGTGGATGAAATGGCGCCAAGTCACCGGCGTCCTGTGTGACCGAAGAATGCCCAATCGCCTCAAGTCAAAGATCTACAAGAGTGTAGTGCGCCCCGTCGCCCTCTATGGATCCGAGTGCTGGCCAGCCACCGGAAAGCACGAACAAGCCCTTCACACGATGGAAATGCGGATGCTGCGATGGTGCCTAGGCCTAACACGATGGGACCACATCATGAACACCGACGTTAGAAAGAGGATGGGAATCGCGCCAATCACAGATAAGATGCAAGAAGCGAGGCTGCGGTGGTACGGACATGTGGTACGGAGCGATGAGAACTCAGTGGTGAGAACAGCACTACGGCTCAGCCCCCAAGGACGTCGACCTAGAGGCAGACCAAAGCGGAGATGGATGGACCGAATCAAGGACGACGTGAAGAAGATCGAAGCAGATCTGAGCGACGCCCTTGACCGACCCAAGTGGAGACGACTTTGCAGAAAAGCGGACCCTGCAACCGAGCGGGAAAAACgctag